A region of the Gammaproteobacteria bacterium genome:
CGCCGATAATAATTGATTCCCCCCAGCCTTTGTGACAGCATTCCAGCGCCGAGCGCATAAGCTGTACATTTCCGACACACTCAAAGGAATAATCCACGCCTCCATCTGTGAGTTCGACGATAACATCCTGAATTGGTTTGTCATAATCTTTAGGATTGACAAAATCAGTGGCACCAAATTTCTTTGCCATTTCAAATTTATCTGGATTGACATCAACACCAATAATTTTACCCGCTTTCGCCAGCTTCGCCCCTTGAATTACTGACAGACCGATTCCTCCCAGTCCAAACACAGCTACTGTTGCTCCTTCTTCTACTTTTGCGGTGTTGAAGACAGCTCCAATTCCCGTAGTAACACCACAACCAAGCAAACAGATTTTATCCAGAGGGGCATCTTTACTTACTTTGGCCAAAGACACTTCAGGTAACACTGTGTATTCAGCAAATGTAGATGTGCCCATATAGTGATAGATCGTTTTTCCATCTTTTGAAAAACGACTGGTGCCATCCGGCATCAATCCTTGTCCCTGAGTTTCCCTGACACTGGAACAAAGATTGGTTTTACCAGATTTACAGAATTTACACTCACCGCATTCAGCCGTGTATAAGGGTATAACATGATCCCCTTTTTTCAAAGTTGTCACACCTTCACCGACCTGTTCGACAATCCCTCCGCCTTCATGTCCTAAAATCGAAGGAAAAATCCCCTCAGGATCTTGACCGGACAATGTGTATGCATCCGTATGACAAACGCCGGTAGCGACAATCCTGACCAGAACTTCACCTTTTTTTGGCATTTCCAGGTCAACTTCTTCGATCGATAATGGTTCGTTGGCTGCCCAGGCAACAGCAGCTCTGACTTTCATAGTGTTTTTGCTCATGAGGGACTCGGTATTATTAATTCCCAGCAAGTCTAACTTATTTGATAGATTATAATCAAATCATTCAAAACCATTAATAAAAATATAATCAAAATCTTCAGGAAGTTCTACGGCTCCGATATCGCACTCGGCTGTTCCATTGCCATCTCCGTCATGCGGACGTCCAATCCCGGATAAGTCACGGGTATTGCTGGTACAACCTGATGTTGAATCCACATCAACCAATGGACTGGAAATTGATGGAGGTGTTATTAGTCTAGATCCCCCATAAAACCCAAGGGGCAATAATTTGGAATCAGTATTTTTGAT
Encoded here:
- a CDS encoding S-(hydroxymethyl)glutathione dehydrogenase/class III alcohol dehydrogenase, giving the protein MSKNTMKVRAAVAWAANEPLSIEEVDLEMPKKGEVLVRIVATGVCHTDAYTLSGQDPEGIFPSILGHEGGGIVEQVGEGVTTLKKGDHVIPLYTAECGECKFCKSGKTNLCSSVRETQGQGLMPDGTSRFSKDGKTIYHYMGTSTFAEYTVLPEVSLAKVSKDAPLDKICLLGCGVTTGIGAVFNTAKVEEGATVAVFGLGGIGLSVIQGAKLAKAGKIIGVDVNPDKFEMAKKFGATDFVNPKDYDKPIQDVIVELTDGGVDYSFECVGNVQLMRSALECCHKGWGESIIIGVAGAGQEISTRPFQLVTGRVWRGSAFGGVKGRTELPGYVDRYMSGEINLDDLVTFKLPLSKINEAFDLMHEGKSIRSVIDYTME